In Thalassoglobus sp. JC818, a single window of DNA contains:
- a CDS encoding sodium-coupled permease — MLMGLSCVLQSSLPFSSCVLLADLSTEFGPDAGQTGLAAIDWIIVLAYGGGTIWLGWYFSRRQTSTEEYFVGSGAMNPVLIGVSLFATLLSTISYLKFPGEALGRGPVQFCSLLSLPFVFLIVGFAMLPVYMRHRVTSAYELLENRLGLEMRLLGAAMFVILRLVWMALLVYLTAKALTIMIGADERWIPLVSLLTGTVAVIYTSMGGLRAVVITDAIQTLLLYGGALTVIAIVTAKMGGFQWFPTQWHPIWDKQPVFPENAATRLTVIGAILSQGTWYVCTLGGDQTSVQRFMATKDAAAARRALAVQLTVAVIVALTLGLVGFALLGYFEANLDQLPPGTNLKADADDLFPYFISRLLPPGVSGLVVAAMFAAAMSSLDSGVNSITAVVMTDGLDRFGKKPESEEAHVRLARRLAFGIGLFVVILSSIMDRVPGNITEVTEKTSNLLATPIFGLFFYALFVPFSSRIGVWIGTVCGIVTAVLIAFSGPLFGFVEVPGSDPVQMTDPISFQWIAPIALAVNLGVGCLVSLMMPDRPASSAKAEEKGD; from the coding sequence ATGCTGATGGGTCTTTCATGCGTCTTGCAATCTTCACTCCCATTCTCGAGCTGTGTGCTTCTGGCGGACTTGTCGACTGAGTTTGGTCCGGACGCAGGACAGACCGGTTTGGCAGCGATCGACTGGATCATTGTGCTCGCTTATGGGGGTGGCACGATTTGGCTGGGCTGGTACTTCAGTCGCCGGCAGACGTCGACGGAAGAATACTTTGTCGGCAGCGGAGCGATGAATCCCGTGCTGATTGGGGTGTCGCTGTTCGCGACCCTGTTGAGCACGATTTCTTATCTCAAGTTCCCCGGTGAAGCGCTCGGACGAGGACCTGTTCAGTTTTGCAGCTTACTCTCGTTGCCGTTTGTCTTTTTGATCGTCGGCTTCGCAATGCTTCCGGTTTACATGCGACATCGAGTCACAAGTGCGTACGAGTTGCTGGAAAATCGCTTGGGACTCGAAATGCGTCTTCTCGGCGCGGCAATGTTCGTCATTCTGAGACTCGTATGGATGGCGTTGCTGGTCTATCTCACAGCCAAAGCACTCACAATAATGATTGGGGCCGATGAGCGCTGGATTCCGCTGGTCTCGTTGCTCACGGGAACGGTCGCAGTGATTTACACGTCAATGGGAGGACTGCGTGCGGTGGTCATCACTGACGCAATTCAAACACTCTTGCTGTATGGCGGAGCACTGACAGTGATCGCGATTGTCACTGCGAAGATGGGAGGCTTTCAGTGGTTTCCGACGCAGTGGCATCCGATCTGGGACAAGCAGCCGGTTTTCCCGGAAAATGCTGCGACACGCTTGACGGTGATTGGTGCCATTCTCAGTCAGGGAACCTGGTACGTCTGTACTCTGGGAGGGGATCAAACTTCGGTGCAGCGGTTCATGGCGACCAAAGATGCCGCTGCGGCACGTAGAGCATTGGCGGTCCAGTTGACCGTGGCGGTGATCGTCGCCCTGACCTTGGGGCTCGTCGGTTTTGCGCTTCTTGGATACTTCGAAGCCAACCTCGATCAGCTTCCACCGGGAACAAACCTTAAGGCGGATGCAGATGATCTCTTCCCGTATTTCATCTCGCGCCTACTCCCTCCCGGAGTATCGGGACTCGTCGTCGCAGCGATGTTTGCGGCGGCCATGTCGAGCCTGGATTCGGGAGTGAACTCGATTACTGCTGTCGTCATGACTGACGGGCTCGATCGCTTCGGAAAAAAACCAGAGTCGGAAGAAGCTCACGTTCGTCTGGCTCGACGACTTGCTTTCGGAATCGGATTGTTTGTGGTGATTCTCAGCTCAATCATGGATCGAGTCCCCGGGAATATTACGGAGGTGACTGAAAAGACGTCGAACCTGCTGGCCACTCCGATCTTTGGGCTGTTCTTTTACGCACTGTTTGTTCCCTTCTCGAGCCGAATTGGTGTGTGGATCGGGACCGTTTGCGGGATTGTCACTGCCGTCTTGATTGCGTTCTCGGGTCCGCTCTTTGGTTTCGTCGAAGTCCCCGGTTCAGACCCCGTCCAGATGACAGACCCCATCAGCTTTCAATGGATTGCTCCGATCGCTCTTGCGGTGAATCTGGGAGTCGGCTGTCTGGTGAGTCTGATGATGCCCGACCGTCCCGCAAGTTCCGCAAAAGCCGAAGAGAAGGGCGATTGA